TTGTCCTAACCAGAAAGTTACCACCatcaaagaaattgagaagattGATTTGGAACTTCAAGAGGCTCAACAAGATCCATACTATGAAGAATCTCAATTGGAGGAGCAAGATGAGATCCTACAATAAattgaagaaggagaaaagataGTCATCTAGACGCCATCAACCAACTATGATATTATGGATGGTGAATCTCCAAACAAATATGTTTAGACAAATCCAAAGGTTATAGATGAAGAGGGAATGATTTTAATGGCCGGAGACATTACCGACCAATTTCATTTCATATGCTCCGAAGCATTCTCTCTCAAAGTGTTTATGAATTGTCAAAATATGATTGAcatattttcatcttttcagCAAGCCTTGAAGATATTTATTTGTATGAAGTTGATGTATTATCTAGCTCACTAGGAAGACCATCCTGGAAATGAAGCAATGAcaagatttgaggacaaatcttcACAATTTGGGGAGATTGATGTGGGGGCATTGGGcttcattgattgattcaagtGGAAGATATTGATCATGTGGAAAAGTTGTCGCTTCAATGGACAAGTTGCCGATTTCATGTTTGCTGATCGGCTACTAAGATATCGATACTTAAGGTTCTTCTCAATTCGAGACTACTAAAAAACTATCTTACAACTGAAGTttgttttggacaatttcctttgttgttttgTGATCATCGAAGATGACTATTGGGTTGTCCAAGGAGACGAACGAATTTAGAGTCTATTTCAATTACTTTGCATCTAGTCAAGTGTCATTAGTGAGTTTTAAGTGTGTTGTAGGTTTCAAAGGGTTAAAGTTCAAGTCTATAGATATTCTAACGCATTTTATAGTTCCTACTTCTTTATTGTGTTTTCCAATTTCGATGTCATTAATGTTGGATAGTTTTCGTGTCTTCAACGTTTAGTCTATTTTCAAGGTAATATTCCATATAATGAGGCAAATTCTTAAATGTAAGACAACGAATTTTGAATAGATAAatgtttgacatttttttttaatgttagtGAAGATATTTATAGAGTGGATTACTCCTAGTTTCTATATCATTGGAAAGTGGATTTTTCTTTGGTGGTGAGCCAAAAAAACACTGTATCTTTAGTTGGTGGTTTTCTTATAgaccttggtggtgagcttttTCAATCCTGAAAGATTTATATCTTAGGCTGGTGATTTCTGTAGGCTTGGTGGTGAACTTTGTCTATCTCAATCTTAATCTTCAGCTGGTGATATGTCCTGTATGCCTTGGTTTCGATCGTATTCTATCATTCATTTCGCAATTATCCATCGACATTCATCCCCATACACTCACACATCTTCAATAATCACTCAAAACAATTTTCGCCCATCCTGCAACTGCATTACTCATGCCCAAGAAGAGAAACTCTTAGCTTATAGCTTTGAGATTCATTCACGGACCCATCGAAGCCGTACCATGAAAATCAAGTTCGCATCAAGCGATAATGCCATTTCCACCCATTCAAAAGTGAAAGTACATCGAACGAATAGCCAAAGCAGCTAATAATTAAACTCACTTCCAAATAAATGGTCCCCTGTCTGAAgaaaaaatctacttcaaattcgggaaaagtcattttctttctaaactaaggatgcatttatttttaaaaatttcatgataaaaattatttttttataaaaattattttcaagaaaaattgttaattttcatATACATGATGATTtagagaaattgatttcttttttaccaTAAGGGAAAGTCGTTCTCTTTGAAATTAAGTTTATAAATCGTTTAATTTTTTGCCAtccaaataatgaaaaatcgGAAAACAACtttccaaaaaatgttttatttcaACCAAATGGAACCTAATATCTATTATCAATAAAACATCAATTACttggttactttttttttttttttgggttaataatacaaatgatttatgaactttGATTCATTGTGTAATATTATCTTTGAACTCTTAATTTTTGCAATGTAATCTCTGAACTTTCACACAATGTGTAATGTCGTCCCTAAACTTCTACCTTATTCAATGTGGTTTCTGAGCTATttgtaaatgttcaatatagtccattcatttttttttaaaataacaaattGGATGTTATTTGGGTattgaattggatttttaaaaatttcattttatctaTCCATTATTTAATCCATCTACCTTAGAAAACGAAAGAAACAAACGtggaaatgtttttttttttttttctgatttgagATGAATATCTTAGACGTGTAATTTTTTTGGCTCATCGTTCAAACTTAACAAATTGTAAGCCATATGGTAGATTTAGTTAACTCGAGTTAACATAAGGATGACGACAAATACAAATAAAGTTTGTAGACCGGTGGATATCACTCTCTTGAACCCGAAACACTTTCCTTCTTTTAGTCAAAGCCTGATATGATTCcctagaaaaagaaatgcattttcTAGTCAGTCTATACGGACCCGTGCATCAGAATTATGGTATTTCGAGGCATGTGAATCAAAGTTTAAAGAGAAATCCAGTGGCTCAAAAGTCATCCCCATCAGAATTATGGTATACCCGTCACGGATTTTGTCCTCGTTTTCCTTGATTCTTACCACAGGCCCTCTTATGGTTTTAAGGGTTAAATTGGAGATTTACCAATAGTTATTTACCGAAACAAAGGGATCCTcggtttcgtttttttttttattttgacagGTACCTTGTCGCCGGATTACCCGAATTTACACCTTTCGCACGCGGTAACTACTCGCAGCGCGACGCCCAAACTGAAAGTTACCCGATGATGATGTCGGGTGCGGACAAGAAAGTAACGAGGAAACGACAGGGAGAAGAGGAAAACCCAGGAAAATCGcaggaaacaaaatcaaatgagcaagaaatgaaaaaaaaaaaaaaaaaaaaaagaaagaggaggaaaaggacGATGATGATGGTAAAAAGCAacagcgagagagaaagagagagagagagagagagtgatgggaATGGCATATAAAAGCCCAGCCCGGGTGCCCCCCTTTTCCTTTGCCAGAAAACCAAAAACGTTcactccccctctccctctctctctctctgagaaaaGCGATTGGACgtcccctctttctctctcttccacccCTCCCCCCcgctttttctctctctaggaaatcggaagaaaagaaaagctcccGTGGATCGACGAGAATGGCGTCCTCCGAGCCGTCGATCACCCCCTGTAGCCGATCAGCAAGCCCCCGCGACCCGACCCCCGCCGCCCCCGGCTTAGCATTCCTCCTGCTGACGTGGCTGCTCCGTACtagctccctccctccctccctccctccctccctcgtcCGCTTCGCCCGTCAATCCGCCGCCGGAGCAGCTCGGTTCCCCCGTTCGGCCGCCGCGAGCGGATTCCTCGTCGGACTCCGGCGCCTGAGCTGGGAAATTTCGGTTGCTCGAGCTCGGTAGCTACGAACCCGTCTCCTCCATGTCTTCCGACATCAGCTAAACAAAGAAGAGTTCCGCGTCGAGGCTCCGATTCCGGCTTCTGCTTTTGGGGGAAATTCTTGCCCGCCCGCGACTGAGGACATGGCCCAAGCCGCCGCTCCACTCAGCAGGTGCGTCCGATCGGAGCGTTGCCAAGGTTTCGGGATCGGCGTCGCGAGCCTGACTCCGTTCGCGCGGTTGTGAGCTCGTATCCGATAGAGCAGGGGTTGTTGTCGCGCGCGTGCGTTGTGGTTGTGTGAGTGCTTTCTTTTCCCTCGTCTAAGTAGAAAGAGGAATGGGCAGGGATAGTCTTCTGCTTCCGACTGTAGGACCTCCAATAAAGCTAGGAACAGCAGGGTTAAGGAGAAAACAGGCCGGCAGAGGATCGTATCGGGGAAGCTAGGGTTTGGATAAGCTGTGAAATTGGGGTGTTTTGATTGGGGTttgcttaaaaaaagaaatttttaagtgGGAGCCTAGAAAGTTGGGGGCATtaggtggaggtggtggtggtggctctCTCTTGTTGTGCTTGATAGGATTGTTCTTGGAACTGAAATGGGGGCGTACATGCACCAACTGCTGAAGAGCCTCTGTTCTGGTTCCGAGTGGAAGTACGCCGTCTTCTGGAAACTCAAGCATCGGGCGCGCATGTGAGTCGATAAATTTTCCTCTCGTGCTTTCGTCTGGTGATTGCCCAAATTGCTAGAATGGTGGTTTGTGCATGTGCCCGTGATGGCTTCTCTGTTAGttgaaaattttacttttctttcttggaaTAGAAGCTAGATAACAATTAGATAATTAATCTACTAAGAGGATAGTTAGTAGTTAATTTTGGGTCAGTCATACTCATAATTGATGTATTTGTCGGCTATACTGGGGATGTATTTGATGTAATGCGATACAGCTTGACATGTTGATGCGATGCTACCAGATGACTTTTTTATACGTCTTTTGATGAGGTATTGTCATTTATTAGTATCATGTGCTCAAAATCCTCAGTAAGTGCGGATATTCAAGAAGGAATAGATATGCAATAATAAGTCAGACAAAGTAAACTGCGCTGACATTTAGTTAAAGAGAGGGCAATAATTTGGCAAAGTGATAGGGAGAAACTCTTTGCACCTACTGATAGCTGGAGCTTATGCCGGCAGAGCCTTTCCATGCACCATCTTTCAACTAGAAACAGCACCTTATGAGAAGTCACGTCTTTATAAACTTGCAATTCTCTCGATTGTTAGAACTGAACGGTTGCATGGTAGTGTGCATGGGCATAGATATTCAGATGGTTTCTGTATGTAGATATAATTGTAGGAATAAACATATCTATATAAAAACAGCTATTGGTTGAAGAAGCTTTAACTCATATCGGCATGTGactatttattgaaaaagtTTCACAAAGGAAAGTAGGGGCAGATGCATGTCAAGCATTAATAAAAACTCTTTCCTCAATTATAGCATATGCAATTCAATGCatactttcatatattttttaccATCTCTAGGTTCTTATGGTCATTGGTTCTTGGAATGTTTCCAGGGTTTTGACTTGGGAGGATGCATACTATAACAGCCATGGACAAACTGGTCTTTCCAAGTTTAAGTGCTCTGAGGAGACAGTGGACCACTCAAACAATCTTGGATACTCGCGTGATCCCCTTGAGTTAGCTTTGGCAAAGATGTCCTATTACGTGTATTCTCTTGGGGAAGGGTACagtttaacattttaaaaaatctgCAATAGATAGACTATGCAAATTGCTTTATCATTTGTTTTGAGTCAGTAATTTTGAGGGTTAATTCCGTTTTCTCTGGACCAATTGACAACAGGATTGTGGGGCAGGTCGCAGCTAGTGGGAAGCATCAGTGGTTATGTCCCAATCTTTATCTAGCCAATGCCTACTTATCATCGGAGGTCCACCTTAATCCTCGTGCAATATACTCCTCATATTTCtgttttccaataaaattgGGTTAATATTGACGTCAGATTGATATCTTTATCTACACAAATTATAAATCTTCTATTTATCCATTCATTGAATGTGTTTTGGGTGATTTTCAGGACTGCGATATCTGGCAAACACAATTTTCAGCTGGAATCTCGGTATGCTTATTTCTGTTTGTATTTGCCATGTTCTGAGTTGAAgattgtttttggtttttacttTAATGACGTGGAATATATCTAATTGTAGTGTTGTATTCCTATATTGACTCCTTTATTGGGACAATATGAAAGTTCTCGACTTTTGTTAACTCAACAATCTTTTGAAAGTAACTTATGCCTCTTTTTGCATACTTTATATTAATATTCACTATAAATGTGTATATAAAAtttgtaattgtatttttgtgtgAAAGTAATGAAAATAAGTGATGGATTACCTGCTGCGCATAACATGTATAATCAAATGTGGTGATTGTTGAAGCAGATGTGTAGTGCAGGtgcttatttttctaattacatCTATTATATTCATAAAATCACTATTGATAATTACTCATTGTTTCAAAGATAAGATTGTTTTATTACAGTAGTTCAATGTCTACCCATGCATGCAATTTTGTCTATTTCATGCACATAGGCTCTAATGCATACTCAAATATGATTTCTACTTTTCAATATTCACTGTTAAAACTCAATAGTTTGTTAAGTCTGTCTGGCAGAGTGATAATATCTGCTGGAATTGGATTAAAAAACGATATTGAATGACATTGTAGATTGTTTGTCATATGTAGCTTTTTCTTTACACCTTATCTGCTAATAAAATTCTAATGTCAGTCTATCTGTTGAACTCTGCAGGCTGTTCTCGTCATGGCTGTTCTTCCACATGGAGTTCTGCAGCTTGGCTCTTTAAATAAAGTAAGATAACTTCCAAAGTTTTGGGATCTGCAGATTAATTCGTCAatatcccttttcttttctggagtAAGGAGGCACTTTATCCAATTAACACGAAGCTCTATATTTTTATTGTGTCCAAGTTGTTTATAATTCTCCTAACACTGCACAGATGTATATGTTTTAACGCTTGTGTCCTGAGAAATGTGTTCATTGTTCTTTGGTTGCTGATATCCAACCAGTcatcaaatatttgaatttgtCGTGAGGTGGTTGTGTTTgaattgtattttctttcttctcactgcTGAAAAATCAAATGCTTTAACCTTTTTGCCATAAGTCTCAGAATTTCTCTGGCTTCATATAGCTGATCACCCCCACGTTTGTTGTTTTTACCAACCCTGTGTCAGGCCATTTTCCCTATCGATGAATCCCGTCTTTTCTACAAGTGAATTTCTATTTGACATCAACTTGGATTAATTTTCCTTGGAAGTCAGATATGTGTCAAAATGTTGCATGATTTAGTCTTGATTTTATCTTTCTTGCATTTGGCTTTTATATGAGAGCAGGCGAACGAGGATGTGAAGCTGGTGACCAATATCCGAGATGCATTTTTATCTTTCCAAGATTCCTTGTTACAGCTTAAATCTGTTCCCTTGCCATGTTCTGATAATTTACTACagcaggtctctctctctctctcgcacattCTCCCCCCCCCTTTTTTCCCCTGGCGTGGATGTGCACACACACACAGGGACACGTGAATGCATGCTTACAAATGCACACAAGTGCTCATGCACAGAGCAACACATGGATTCCACTATCATTACCAGCATTTCTGGCTATAGTCTCACATGTTTCTGCATTCTTATTCTCAGGGAAGttcatttatggatggtttgGTTTCAGAAGCCACTTCTGATTGCTCTGGCAACTTAAATGAATCTAAAGAAGAAACAAATATATGTTCACCTTCTCCATATAATGAAAAGTACATTGAGAGATCCTGTGTTCTGCCACTGTCTGGAAGTCATCGTAGAACAGAAGTTAAGGTTCTTCACAATCATGAACAGAGGCCAAATACTTTGGAGAatcatattcaagaaaatatatgcaATAAGAAACTTTTCAAAGAAGAACCTATTTTGGATGGTCTAAATGCCATTCTGGCACCCCCTATCGGTCCATTCACGGAAAATATATCGTCCAGCTGTTATCTATTTGAAAATGCCTTTCCAGCTGAAGAGAAGGGTGTTGATTGCACATATCTGCCTTTAGACCAGTTAGGATCTTCTGGTCATGATAGAATCAGAACTCGTGGTTCAGATGATATTTCAAATGAGCTCCTTCAATTACCAGAAATGGCACAAAAAGATTTAGGGAAACGTTTGGAGATTGATGATAACCTAGAGAAATCCAGAGGATCATTTGGATTCCCGAGTATTTCAGAACTGCATGAAGCACTTGGACCAGCTTTTTCAAGAATGAGTGCTTCCTCAGTTTGGGAAGAAGGCAAAACAGAAGCTGAAAGAACAGTGCAGATTTTAGAAGGGATCAGCACCAGCCGTTCAACGAATGAATCAGACTCAGAGCATCTTCTGGAAGCTGTAGTGGCTAAAGTTTGTCAGAGTGGTCAtgacaataaaaatgaaggatCATTTTCCAGCTCATTAAGGTCTCCAGTGGTTTCAGGAAGAGTGCCAGAAGCTTCCAGCTCTAGCCTTTCTAAGTTCACTGCTCATTCAGTGGGTTATTCAATTGATCAGTCCTATTATTCGGAAGGACACGGCCTACATTCATCAGACAAAAGTCTGGCTATGTCTTCAGCaagcatttcttcttcttgtcaaACTTCACATAGTGATCTGTTAGAGAGGTCATTGGAGCTGGCGAAGCACAGCAAAAAGAGGGCCAGACCTGGTGAAAATCGTAGGCCCCGGCCAAGAGACAGACAACTGATCCAAGATCGTCTAAAGGAACTAAGAGAGTTGGTGCCTAGTGGGTCAAAGGTAAGTTCTGGAGATCTTTCTTCTCCAGTCAAGTTGCTGTCTTCTTGcttttgatgattttgcttCCTATCAGGAAATGTGGTTTTTCTGCACTAAAATTTTTCAAACATTTGCAGTGTAGCATTGATGCACTGTTGGAGCGCACAATCAAGCATATGCTTTTTCTACAAAGCATCACTAAGCATGCTGACAAACTGAACAAGTGCGCTGAATCGAAGGTAAGATTGATCTTCTCCTTAAAACTGTGGATGAAGGAAAAAGCCTGCAGAATATCAGCATCTTCTTGACGTGCTCTTTTTTGTCAGCTCGTTTTGTTTTTCACATATTTATCTCATAGGTATCTGGACTAGGTCTTTCTATCATACTTTACCCTAGTGTAATATTTCTTTCCAGATCCCTAGAGTTCAAATAGATGTCCATGGCAAATAGCACGTCTGCTACCTATGGAAAATGAGATATTGCCTGAACGTTGCTCCATATCCTGAATTTTGCAGCTCCGTCACACTGAACCAGATGTACTGGGATCCTCCAGTAATGAACAAGGATCAAGCTGGGCAGTGGAGGTGGGCAGCCATCTCAAGGTCTACTCAATCATGGTCGAGAATCTTAGTAAGAAGGGCCAGCTGCTTGTGGAGGTAGGGACATATTATCATGTAGAGATCATGTTTAATACCATTGTGTGATTAGGGGAGGAAGGTCAATGATTATTTCCTAAAAAAGGGTTAAAAATAACTGCTTTTGCCATTCATCTCCAAAATGAAGTGGATAGTGGTGGGAgggatcttcaatttctaaccTTCACATTTCCTTCTGGTCAGCAAACCTTATTTTTGAATAAACTGATCAGTACGATCCAAATGTGATTGATGTGTGCAGATGATGTGTGAAGATTGCAGTCATTTTCTTGAGATAGCAGAAGCAATTAGAAGCTTGGGTCTGACGATCTTAAAAGGTGTCACAGAAGCACATGGTGACAAGATATGGATAGACTTTGTGGTTGAGGTACGTTGTGGATATCTGAATGATACATTTGCTTGAGAATGACATACATTATCGTTAGAGGTTGCGTTTTGTTCTCTGTGGTCGCCCTAATCAATTATTTGCTTGGATGGCTGCAGGGGCAAAATAACAAAAGCATCCACAGAATGGATGTCTTGTGGTCGCTTGTGCAAATATTGCAACCCAAGACTTCAACATGAAATGCAACATGCTGCCCTTGGCCTCTATCCAGAAACATAACAAAATGTTCCAGAAACTCTATAATGTATGCATGTAAGTCATCCATGAAATGGATTGGTCCAATTCTAGTTTGACCTTTGTGTTTTATCCTCCTTGGCTTTGGGGGAGGAAACCTTGTTTCCCTGGTGTGTTCATGCGTGAAGATGAGTGTTGACCCCATTACAACAGTGAGATATCGTGAATGGGGTTTGAGTTTGCACAAGTCACGTCCTCCTTAAAACCTTGCAATTAGCTGCTGTGCATCGAATGCCCTATTGTGATCTGAGTGATGCTGTTTCTAATGTTCTAACTTCCgagttttctttcttcaatatgCCATTGCTTTTAGGGTGGACCAATATATGAGCATTTGGTCCTCGGTTCCTTCTGCTACATGTGCCAAATACTGGGAACTAAAAATACATTgcattcttaatttttcttttgggtttcaAATGTAAGTTGCATTATTCCGGAAATAAGTAGTTGACTCTCATCTCAGTTCATGGTACATCGGGCATGTGGATGACGTGCATGTAATGGTAAATTGAATGGTGTCCAAGGATGATTTGCGTATGGTTTGTCTCCTGAACTTGATAATATAACGACTTTTTGTTCTGTTGTCACCCCTGGAGGAGGATTTTGGGGGCGAAAATAGTTTCTGGTGTTATGAAGGAAAGTGACGAGTTGGCATTTTGTAACAGAACCTCAGATGAACAGATGGTCATTTCTTTAGTCGGAAACTATTTTCCAATGAAAAGTGGTTCTGAAAGTATTCAAGGTAAAAGCACATATTTGGTTCCAGAATCTGCATTATTTTTCCCATGTTGTTATCCAATTTGTCGTGCAATCAAGTTCCTGAATATGTGGAATTTCTCTGATCGAGTCAATCATTCCAGATTTGTGCTCATCAAGTTGCAGAACAACTAAGCAAATGTCCAGTAGGTACTCTCATTCATCAAACTTTTGGCTGGAATTTGCTAGTTTCAATTTGCTCGTGTTGGTGACAAAGAAACTTGATGGATAAAAATTCATAAGGACAATGACTTGATTGTGGAAGTTACAGTTTGAGCATCACTTATACAAGTTTAGTGACTAAATCTGCACTTTCCTTCTATACTTAGTATAAATAAAGATGGATCTTCCTTTGCATCCACAACTCGGAGGCAATAAAAAAAGATGGAAGAATAAGAACAGTCGGGGAAACTCGTAACCGCCGAAACCTAATGCTAATCATCAGAACAACATTACGCCACCACCATGAATCAGAAGAATCCACTTCAACGCTGATTTGTTTTATTTGGGTGGAGATTTTATTGCTCAAATCGAAACAGATAATTGCAAAGTCCTACCACACACTAAAATAAATGATACAACGAGTCGAGAGAATTGGTATTTTCCACAACTCTGCTCTATCTGGAGTCGCTTATCCTGCAATGTGGAAGTGCTGAATTTCTCACTCTGGCCATGGGATTTATAGTAGGCGAGGTATTCCAAAAGAGAGGTTTCTTTGTATATAAGTGGATTGTTT
The sequence above is drawn from the Eucalyptus grandis isolate ANBG69807.140 chromosome 11, ASM1654582v1, whole genome shotgun sequence genome and encodes:
- the LOC104426582 gene encoding transcription factor EMB1444 isoform X2 — protein: MAQAAAPLSRVLTWEDAYYNSHGQTGLSKFKCSEETVDHSNNLGYSRDPLELALAKMSYYVYSLGEGIVGQVAASGKHQWLCPNLYLANAYLSSEDCDIWQTQFSAGISAVLVMAVLPHGVLQLGSLNKANEDVKLVTNIRDAFLSFQDSLLQLKSVPLPCSDNLLQQGSSFMDGLVSEATSDCSGNLNESKEETNICSPSPYNEKYIERSCVLPLSGSHRRTEVKVLHNHEQRPNTLENHIQENICNKKLFKEEPILDGLNAILAPPIGPFTENISSSCYLFENAFPAEEKGVDCTYLPLDQLGSSGHDRIRTRGSDDISNELLQLPEMAQKDLGKRLEIDDNLEKSRGSFGFPSISELHEALGPAFSRMSASSVWEEGKTEAERTVQILEGISTSRSTNESDSEHLLEAVVAKVCQSGHDNKNEGSFSSSLRSPVVSGRVPEASSSSLSKFTAHSVGYSIDQSYYSEGHGLHSSDKSLAMSSASISSSCQTSHSDLLERSLELAKHSKKRARPGENRRPRPRDRQLIQDRLKELRELVPSGSKCSIDALLERTIKHMLFLQSITKHADKLNKCAESKLRHTEPDVLGSSSNEQGSSWAVEVGSHLKVYSIMVENLSKKGQLLVEMMCEDCSHFLEIAEAIRSLGLTILKGVTEAHGDKIWIDFVVEGQNNKSIHRMDVLWSLVQILQPKTST
- the LOC104426582 gene encoding transcription factor EMB1444 isoform X1 codes for the protein MGAYMHQLLKSLCSGSEWKYAVFWKLKHRARMVLTWEDAYYNSHGQTGLSKFKCSEETVDHSNNLGYSRDPLELALAKMSYYVYSLGEGIVGQVAASGKHQWLCPNLYLANAYLSSEDCDIWQTQFSAGISAVLVMAVLPHGVLQLGSLNKANEDVKLVTNIRDAFLSFQDSLLQLKSVPLPCSDNLLQQGSSFMDGLVSEATSDCSGNLNESKEETNICSPSPYNEKYIERSCVLPLSGSHRRTEVKVLHNHEQRPNTLENHIQENICNKKLFKEEPILDGLNAILAPPIGPFTENISSSCYLFENAFPAEEKGVDCTYLPLDQLGSSGHDRIRTRGSDDISNELLQLPEMAQKDLGKRLEIDDNLEKSRGSFGFPSISELHEALGPAFSRMSASSVWEEGKTEAERTVQILEGISTSRSTNESDSEHLLEAVVAKVCQSGHDNKNEGSFSSSLRSPVVSGRVPEASSSSLSKFTAHSVGYSIDQSYYSEGHGLHSSDKSLAMSSASISSSCQTSHSDLLERSLELAKHSKKRARPGENRRPRPRDRQLIQDRLKELRELVPSGSKCSIDALLERTIKHMLFLQSITKHADKLNKCAESKLRHTEPDVLGSSSNEQGSSWAVEVGSHLKVYSIMVENLSKKGQLLVEMMCEDCSHFLEIAEAIRSLGLTILKGVTEAHGDKIWIDFVVEGQNNKSIHRMDVLWSLVQILQPKTST